Proteins from a genomic interval of Pirellulales bacterium:
- a CDS encoding MFS transporter yields the protein MTSSPNPSSPAATSAKLPYSQRYPWVVVAMLWFICFFNYADRQAIFSIFPLLESELGFNKAQLGFIGAAFTWVYALSAPFAGQVGDRYPRKTVILAGLYVWSIITGFTALCSKVWHFAFVRAAEGLGETFYFPASMSLISDYHTRDTRSRAMSFHQTSVYAGTIGGGALAGWMGMHFGWQSPFILLGVAGVVLGLVLAKFIREPGRNEAEIAAGNVPEANPDAQPLDIAAFLRMLAATPTALALIVAFFGANFVGLVFLSWMPTFLKEKFELNLAVAGIGATVFIQVASMFGAMSGGWLADRWRKLRPGGRILVQAVGTLGGAPFIYFCGETQKLALLIPAMTAFGFFKGLYDANIWASLYDVVPAARRGTAVGIMNMIGWLGGGLGSISVGLAVTQGFGMSETIASTAAIYIVVAIVLTVAGLVFAPRDVQRASAT from the coding sequence ATGACCTCATCCCCGAATCCATCTTCCCCCGCAGCCACGAGCGCCAAACTGCCTTACTCCCAGCGCTACCCCTGGGTCGTGGTGGCGATGCTGTGGTTCATCTGCTTTTTCAACTACGCCGACCGCCAGGCGATCTTCTCGATCTTTCCGCTTTTGGAAAGCGAACTGGGATTCAACAAGGCGCAGCTCGGCTTTATCGGGGCGGCGTTTACTTGGGTTTATGCCCTGTCGGCCCCTTTTGCCGGACAAGTGGGGGACCGCTATCCTCGCAAGACGGTGATCCTGGCCGGGCTGTACGTCTGGAGCATCATCACCGGCTTCACGGCCCTCTGCTCGAAGGTCTGGCATTTTGCGTTCGTGCGGGCGGCGGAAGGGCTGGGCGAAACGTTCTATTTTCCGGCCTCGATGTCGCTGATCAGCGACTACCACACGCGCGACACGCGCTCGCGCGCCATGAGCTTTCACCAGACGAGCGTCTATGCCGGCACGATCGGCGGCGGCGCGCTCGCCGGCTGGATGGGCATGCACTTCGGCTGGCAGTCTCCCTTCATCCTCTTGGGCGTGGCCGGCGTCGTGTTGGGGCTGGTGCTGGCCAAGTTCATTCGCGAACCGGGACGCAACGAGGCCGAGATCGCCGCCGGCAACGTCCCCGAGGCGAACCCCGACGCGCAGCCGCTCGACATTGCCGCGTTCCTCCGGATGCTGGCCGCTACGCCCACGGCGCTGGCGCTGATCGTGGCCTTCTTTGGCGCCAACTTCGTCGGGCTCGTCTTCCTGTCGTGGATGCCGACGTTCCTCAAGGAGAAGTTCGAGTTGAATCTGGCCGTGGCCGGGATCGGGGCCACCGTCTTCATCCAGGTGGCCAGCATGTTCGGCGCGATGTCGGGGGGCTGGCTCGCCGACCGCTGGCGCAAGCTGCGTCCCGGCGGACGCATCCTGGTGCAGGCCGTGGGGACGCTCGGCGGCGCGCCCTTCATCTACTTCTGCGGCGAAACGCAGAAGCTGGCCCTGTTGATTCCGGCCATGACGGCCTTCGGCTTCTTCAAGGGGCTCTACGACGCGAACATCTGGGCGTCGCTCTACGACGTGGTCCCCGCCGCGCGGCGTGGCACCGCCGTCGGCATCATGAACATGATCGGCTGGCTCGGCGGTGGGTTGGGCTCGATCTCGGTGGGTCTGGCCGTGACCCAGGGCTTCGGCATGAGCGAAACGATCGCCTCGACCGCCGCGATCTACATCGTGGTGGCCATCGTGCTCACGGTCGCCGGCTTGGTGTTCGCTCCGCGCGACGTGCAACGCGCCTCGGCCACCTAA
- a CDS encoding SDR family oxidoreductase: protein MSSYLDELFGLSGEVAVVIGGTGVLCGALATGLARAGALVVVAGRDAGKGKTRVDEIARLGGKAVFTEVDVTSRASIEKLLASAAQHTGRVDMLINGAGVNKASSYFEVEDTDWDWVIQSNLKSVHHGCQIFGRHMAESGQGGSILNIASVTAHLPLSKVFAYSASKAAVVSLTQNVARELAPLGVRVNALCPGFFPAEQNRKILDVERTANVMRGTPMARFGEPDELIGATLLLLSRRAGSFITGASYYVDGGFTGMRF, encoded by the coding sequence ATGTCTAGCTATCTCGACGAACTCTTTGGACTTTCCGGCGAAGTGGCCGTGGTGATCGGCGGCACCGGAGTATTGTGCGGTGCTCTCGCCACGGGCCTGGCACGCGCTGGGGCGCTGGTCGTGGTAGCCGGACGCGATGCCGGCAAGGGAAAAACGCGCGTCGATGAAATCGCCCGGCTAGGCGGAAAAGCGGTCTTCACGGAAGTCGACGTCACTTCGCGCGCCTCGATCGAAAAGTTGCTCGCCTCAGCGGCGCAGCACACCGGCCGGGTCGACATGCTCATCAACGGGGCGGGCGTGAACAAGGCCAGCTCCTACTTTGAGGTCGAAGACACCGATTGGGATTGGGTTATCCAGAGCAACTTGAAGAGCGTCCACCACGGCTGTCAGATCTTCGGCCGGCACATGGCCGAGTCGGGACAGGGGGGCTCGATTCTCAACATTGCCAGCGTCACGGCGCACCTGCCCTTGTCGAAGGTGTTCGCCTATTCGGCCTCGAAGGCGGCCGTGGTCAGCCTGACGCAAAACGTCGCCCGCGAGCTAGCGCCGCTCGGCGTGCGCGTGAACGCGTTGTGCCCCGGGTTCTTTCCGGCGGAGCAGAATCGCAAGATCCTCGACGTCGAGCGCACGGCCAACGTGATGCGGGGCACACCCATGGCCCGCTTCGGTGAGCCTGATGAACTGATTGGAGCCACCCTGTTGTTGTTGTCGCGCCGCGCCGGTAGCTTCATCACGGGAGCCAGCTACTACGTGGATGGCGGGTTCACCGGCATGCGGTTTTAA
- a CDS encoding tRNA-dihydrouridine synthase has translation MTSPSPSLAERSPDRLPIAADRHKQGYSPLALGNVYVGFPVVQAALSGYSDSAMRRIARRFGADYALCEVLIDKLVLEAGKHTRRFLKLTDDDHPVGGQLMGSEPVQFGEAATRLVEAGFDVIDINFGCPVKKVLGRCRGGFHLSQPDVALEIVRRVRDTVPAHLPVTVKMRRGLDDTEESRERFFTIFDGAWDAGVAAITVHGRTVKQRYIGASRWSFLKEVKQHAGDRTVLGSGDLFTAEACLDMMRQTGVDGVTAARGAIGNPWIFAQARALAVGQPLPPPPSLFEQRDVIREHYRLAEEIYGPDLSGRQMRKFGIKYSRLHPQSNEVRDAFVAVSRNEQLNTVIERYYSEDLPGIYPDMMSDCGDGSQESCGDLM, from the coding sequence ATGACCTCGCCAAGTCCTAGTCTCGCCGAACGTAGTCCTGATCGACTACCAATTGCCGCTGACCGTCACAAGCAAGGCTACAGCCCCCTCGCGCTGGGCAATGTCTACGTCGGCTTTCCTGTCGTGCAGGCGGCCCTCAGTGGCTATAGCGACAGCGCCATGCGCCGTATCGCGCGGCGATTCGGCGCCGATTATGCGCTGTGCGAAGTGCTGATCGACAAGCTCGTGCTCGAGGCGGGCAAGCACACGCGGCGGTTTCTCAAGCTCACGGACGACGATCATCCCGTCGGTGGGCAGTTGATGGGGAGCGAGCCGGTGCAGTTCGGCGAGGCCGCCACGCGGTTGGTCGAGGCGGGTTTTGATGTCATCGATATCAACTTCGGCTGCCCGGTGAAGAAAGTCTTGGGGCGGTGCCGGGGTGGTTTTCATCTCTCGCAGCCCGACGTGGCGCTGGAAATCGTGCGCCGGGTGCGCGACACGGTCCCGGCGCACCTTCCCGTCACGGTGAAGATGCGGCGTGGGCTCGACGACACCGAAGAGAGCCGCGAGCGATTCTTTACGATCTTCGACGGCGCCTGGGATGCCGGCGTGGCGGCCATTACGGTGCATGGTCGCACGGTCAAGCAGCGATACATCGGCGCGAGCCGCTGGTCGTTCTTGAAGGAAGTGAAACAGCACGCCGGGGACCGTACCGTGCTCGGCAGTGGCGATCTCTTCACGGCCGAGGCCTGTCTCGACATGATGCGGCAGACGGGGGTCGACGGCGTGACCGCGGCGCGCGGAGCCATCGGCAATCCGTGGATCTTTGCCCAGGCGCGGGCGCTTGCCGTGGGGCAACCGTTGCCGCCACCGCCCTCGCTGTTCGAGCAGCGCGATGTGATCCGCGAGCATTACCGCCTGGCCGAGGAGATCTATGGACCCGATCTCTCGGGCCGCCAGATGCGCAAGTTCGGCATCAAGTATTCGCGTCTCCATCCGCAGTCGAACGAGGTGCGCGACGCATTCGTGGCCGTCAGCCGCAACGAGCAGTTGAACACGGTGATCGAACGTTACTACTCGGAAGACCTGCCCGGCATCTATCCGGACATGATGTCCGACTGTGGCGACGGTTCGCAGGAATCGTGCGGCGACCTCATGTGA
- the zwf gene encoding glucose-6-phosphate dehydrogenase, which produces MAHSYVIFGASGDLTSRKLVPALFHLFRKGRLPADTRVIGFSRSPFSHDEWREKLGESTQEFADDFDQQEWDKFAPSIYYHAGDIGDVESFLSLGKLLDEIETGPECTRVYYLATSPTFYEQAIEQLGAAGLADETNGVRRVVIEKPFGHDLASARQLNEIVHAVFAERQVYRIDHYLGKETVQNILVLRFANTIFEPLWNRNYIDHVQITAAEEVLVGSRGGYYDKAGVLRDMFQNHLLQLLTVTAMEGATRFEADAIRNEKVKVLDAIRRYEPADIARQTVRGQYTNYRQEPGVAQQSDTATFAAVRFYVDNWRWQGVPFYLRSGKGMSCRTTQLLIQFREIPHLMFPNSSKRIEANRLLIQVQPAEGIQVHFQTKVPDAGMKMRLAELDFRFDRRSEPALPEAYERLLLDTMSGDASLFARSDEVELAWKIIDPIQKTWDEMREPNLWTYEPGGWGPAESCEWIQQDGREWFDVCPVLG; this is translated from the coding sequence ATGGCGCACAGTTATGTCATCTTTGGGGCGTCGGGCGATCTGACCAGCCGCAAGCTCGTGCCGGCGCTGTTTCATCTCTTTCGCAAGGGGCGTCTGCCCGCCGATACCCGCGTCATCGGCTTCTCGCGTTCTCCTTTCTCGCACGACGAATGGCGCGAGAAGCTCGGTGAGTCGACGCAGGAGTTCGCCGACGACTTCGACCAGCAGGAGTGGGACAAGTTCGCGCCGTCGATCTATTACCACGCGGGTGATATCGGCGACGTCGAAAGCTTCCTCTCGCTCGGCAAGCTGCTCGACGAGATCGAGACGGGGCCAGAGTGTACGCGGGTCTATTATCTGGCAACCTCTCCCACGTTCTACGAGCAGGCCATCGAGCAACTGGGGGCCGCCGGCCTGGCCGACGAAACGAACGGTGTCCGCCGCGTGGTGATCGAGAAGCCCTTCGGGCACGACCTTGCCTCGGCGCGTCAACTGAACGAGATCGTCCACGCCGTTTTCGCCGAACGGCAGGTTTATCGCATCGATCACTATCTCGGCAAAGAGACGGTGCAGAATATCCTCGTGCTGCGCTTCGCGAACACGATCTTCGAGCCCCTTTGGAACCGCAACTACATCGATCACGTGCAGATCACCGCGGCCGAAGAAGTGTTGGTCGGCAGTCGGGGCGGCTATTACGACAAGGCCGGCGTGCTGCGCGACATGTTCCAGAATCACCTGCTGCAACTGCTCACCGTCACGGCGATGGAAGGGGCCACGCGGTTCGAGGCCGACGCCATCCGCAACGAAAAAGTAAAGGTGCTCGACGCGATTCGCCGCTACGAGCCGGCCGACATCGCGCGACAGACCGTGCGCGGGCAATACACGAACTACCGCCAAGAACCAGGTGTCGCCCAGCAGAGCGACACCGCCACCTTCGCCGCCGTGCGATTCTACGTCGACAACTGGCGCTGGCAGGGGGTGCCTTTTTATCTCCGTAGCGGCAAGGGGATGAGTTGCCGCACAACGCAGCTTCTGATCCAGTTTCGAGAGATCCCACACCTGATGTTCCCCAACTCGTCGAAGCGGATCGAGGCCAACCGGCTGCTCATTCAGGTGCAGCCGGCCGAGGGGATCCAGGTCCACTTCCAGACGAAGGTGCCGGACGCCGGCATGAAGATGCGGCTGGCGGAGCTCGATTTCCGTTTCGACCGCCGCTCGGAGCCGGCCCTGCCCGAGGCCTACGAGCGGTTGCTGCTCGACACGATGTCGGGGGACGCCAGCCTCTTCGCTCGTAGCGACGAGGTGGAGTTGGCCTGGAAGATCATCGACCCGATCCAGAAAACGTGGGACGAAATGCGCGAGCCGAACCTGTGGACGTACGAGCCCGGGGGCTGGGGTCCGGCGGAATCGTGCGAATGGATCCAGCAGGATGGCCGCGAGTGGTTCGACGTCTGCCCGGTGCTGGGGTAG